ttgagtgcttactgtgtgcagagcactgtactaagcatttgggagagcacaatacaaggataaacagacacattccctgaccacaacgagcttatagtcgcctagagagggaggcagtcattaatgtaaataaacaaattacaggtccGGACATAACTACGTAATGTCCATTAGGTTgttggggaggagtgaataataatgacggtatttgctaagcgcttactatgtgcaaagcactgttctaagtgctggggggatacaaggtgatcaggttgtcccacgtggggctcacagtcttaatccccattttacagatgaggtcactgaggctcagagaagtgaagtgacttgcccaaggtcacccagcagacatgtggcagggccgggattagaacccatgacctctgactcccaagcccgggctcttagagTGCTTAAGGGAAggagatccaaatgcacagagcattgaactaaaacAAACCCTGAGAATGCTGACTCCAAGTTCCAGCCTCTCTCCATTTCCTACCTCCAAacgcaaaaaataataataataataatggcatttattaagcacttactatgtgcaaagcaccgttctaagcgctgggggggatacaacatgatcaggttgtcccacgtggggctcacaatcttaatccccattttacagatgagggaacagaggcatagagaagtgaagtgacttgcccaaagtcacacagctgacaattggcggagctgggatttgaacccatgaccacggacttcaaagcccgggctctttccactgagccacgctgcttctctaaaaaaataaCCAAAGGCGAGCGGGTGGAAAAAATTAGATTTATTTGTCATAGCCTCCAGGCCCCGAGAGATGGTGTACAGCCATGGGATAGTTgatagttggagaagcagcgtgactcagtggaaagagcccgggcttcggagtcagagatcataggttcgaatcccggctctgccacatgtctgctgtgtgaccttgggtaagtcgcttcagttctctgagcctcagttccctcctctgtaaaatgggggtgaagactgtgagccccacgtgggacaacctcatcatcatcatcaatcgtatttattgagcgcttactatgtgcagagcactgtactaagcgcttgggaagtacaaattggcaacctcatgaccttgtttcccctccccagcacttagaacagtgctttgcacatagtaagcgcttaacaaatgttattattattattattattgataaattaaGGTGGTAAAATAGCTTCTCTCCTACGGGGTTGAGGACACCGAGGGGAAAGGTTTGGGGTTATTCATTTTGCTTGACTTTCTGGAAAAGGTGGAGAAGAATGGTCCATTGCAGAAAATCTTCTAATAACCCACTTGGATGAGTTGAGAGCCCCCCCAAGGCTTGGCCAGTGAGAAGGCTCCGTTGGGGAATGATTAGGGTTGGAGATGGGGATGGGTGGAAAATTCCCCTCATCCCACTTCCATGCCAAGCctacagggaaacagcatgacccctttttttatggcgtttattaagcgcttactatgtgcaaagcgctgttctaagcgctggggaggttacaaggtgctcgggttgtcccgcagggggctcacagtcttcatccccattttacagatgagggaactgaggcccagagaagttaagtgacctgcccaaagtcacacagctgacgttcggcggagccgggacccctTTCCTTCTGGTTGCTGGCGAGGAAgaagaggtgcttagtacagggcttgggacacagtaagcacttaacaaataccattaagaaaaaaaaaaagaagaggagttGGGTAATGGGATGCTGTTGCCCAGAAGGAAATGAGAATTAAAATCAGAACTCTTGTAGCTTTTAGGGGGCGGAGgacttattctctgttcctcatttcccactttggtatttgttaagtgcttactgtgtgccatgcgctgcgctcagcactggggtagacacaagctaatcaggctgaacagagtccctgttccacatggggctcccggtcttaatctccattttacagatgagggaactgaggcccagagaagtgaggcgacttggtccgtggtcacacagcagacacgtggcggagccgggattagaacccagctccttccgactcccaggacggtactctattcacaaggccacgctgcttctggacggAGGCAAGGGCTGGCATCTGATTGtttctaggagggggagaggatgttgccaacttgtacttcccaagtgcttagtacagtgctctgcacacggtaagcgctcaataaatatgattgattgattgattgattgagaggaacagAGCCAAACGCTCCCCCTCCCAGAAGGCTCCGGCGGGAGAAGTCCAAGAGACATGTCCTCTCCGAGGCAGGGCAGGGATATAAGAggcctggaggtgggagagggaaccaACAGTCAGGAAGGGTTTGGGAAGGTGATCCCGCCAACGCCCTCCATTTGCCTCTGGATCGCACTCagttgaaaggagagaaggagagtttGTCCCTTCTCCCCGTTCATCTCCATCTCCCAggcttcctcctcttcccgtCGGCTCCTCGCCTCGAGAATTCCAGGCCCGCGCAAAGTCCTCCGGCCACCTCACCTCATCTTGGGACCTCGTGGGCAGGGTAGGCCCAGGCCGGTGAGGCGACACAACTGCACGGTGAGCGACGGGACGTTCCTCTGGTGCACCTCCCCCTGCGGCTCtactggggcaggaaggaggagagggatcgGGAGGCAGACGGGAGGACGGGAATACTTCACCGCGGTCGATCCCTCCCCCGGTCACCCCTGTGACTGTCTGACTGTCCGGCTGAGGGAAGAGACGCTGGGGTGGCCGCGGGGAGAGAGCGCACTTGCGGCAGTGCCCGTCCCCTTTCCCGGGAGAGTCAGagggaagcagaaactcctcactctgggcttccaggctgtccatcccctcgccccctcctccctcacctcccttctctccttctccagcccagcccgcaccctccgctcctccgccactaatctcctcaccgtacctcgttctcccccgtcccgccatcgacccccggcccacgtcctcccccgggcctggaatgccctccctctgcccatctgccaagctcgctctcttcctcccttcaaggccctactgagagctcacctcctccaggaggccttcccagactgagccccttccttcttctccccctcgtccccctctccatcccccccttcttacctccttcccttccccacagcacctgtatatatgtatatatgtttgtacatatttattactctatttatttatttatttattttacttgtacatatctattctatttattttattttgttagtatgtttggttttgttctctgtcttccccttttagactgtgagcccactgttgggtagggactgtctctagatgttgccaacttgtacttcccaagcacttagtacagtgctctgcacatagtaagcgctcaataaatatgattgatgatgatgatgatgataatgtcctagaggagagggcacgggcctgggaatcaaatcccggctctgacaattgcttgctgtgtgaacctgggcaagtcatttaaccgtGCCTCCAGTTCTCCCTCATGATGTAGACCgagagcctcctgagggacagggattgtgtccgacttaAATTGGCCCTACCacgccacttagaacagtgtttgtcgcatcatcatcatcatcaatcgtatttattgagcgcttagtatgtgcagagcactgtactaagcgcttaataataataacaactgttctaagtgctgactgatggcatttgttaagcgcttactatgtgcaaagcactgttctaagctctggggtagtacaaggtgatgaggttatcccacgtggggcccacaatcttaatccccattttacagatgaggacactgaggctcagagaagcgacttgcccatgtggcagagccggcattcgaacccatgacctctgactcccaagcctgggctctttccactgagccgtgctgtgcGGGTGTCgcagattaagcgcttactaaataccttttttttaaaaaaggggggaacctgagatggagggaggggagtcgGCCCAGCCCTGGTGGAAAGGCCGATGGGTTTAGACCCTCAAATCTCCTAAATTCCATATTATATAAGCCCCGGACTGTGGTCTTCTCATTGAATGAGTCTTCCAAGCACCAAGGGAACCTCTTTGGGTTTGAAGCTGTCCAGCGCGGTCGGACTTTGGAGCCTCGGCGCCCACCGGTTCTCTCCCTTGGGCCGGGATACCGAGGGCGATTCTCTTCGGAGAGGGCAAGGTGTCCTGGTCTCCCAGCTGAGCGAGGTGGTGACTCTCCCACTGCTTTCCAAGAGTCTTCTCATCCTTGGCTCCAAGAGAGCTCGAGAGAGGCCTGCTGGCCCTGAGGGGAAACGAGCCGGTCACCGGAGAGGGGAAGCCATCCCAAAAATGAAAGGCCCCGGGCTGCCCGGTCATGTGACGGCAGGGaggattttgttggtatgtttggttttgttctctgtctccgccttttagactgtgagcccactggtgggtagggactgtctctgtgtgttgccaatctgtacatcccaagcgcttagtacagtgctctgcacacagtaagcgctcaataaatacgattgatgatgatgatgatgaaccaggcCTCAGGtgggaggtaacaataataataataatggcatttattaagcgcttaccatgtgcaaagcacagttctaagcgctgcggaggttacaagggggggggctcacagtcttaatccccattttccagatgaggtcactgaggccctgggaatcataataataataataataataatggcatttattaagcgcttactatgtgcaaagcactgttctaagcgctgcggaggttacaagggggagctcacagtcttaatccccattttccagatgaggtcactgaggcccagggaatcataataataataataataataatggcatttattaagcgcttactatgtgcaaagcactgttctaagcgctgcggaggttacaagggggagctcacagtcttaatccccattttccagatgaggtcactgaggccctgggaatcataacaataataatgatgacatttattaagcgcttactatgtgcaaagcactgttctaagcactggggaggttacaaggtgatcgggttgtcccacatgggggctcacagccttaatccccattttccagatgaggtcactgaggcccagagaagtgaagtgacttgcccaaagtcacccagctgacaattggcggagccgggatttgaacccgtgacctctgactccaaagcccgggccctttccgctgagccacgccgcttctgcgaCAGCATCCGGGGGGGAGAGGGTACCGTCGGGGTCACACgtcagggaaagagaggagcGGGCAGGGGGGGCCCGGATGGGGTCCAAATCCTAGGCCCAGCCCTCTCCATTCGGTCTGGGGGGAAGCGGGGGAGCCCCCCAGCTCGGTGACGCGCGGATCCGCCAGCCCCAGGGTGGGAGGGTGGCTGAGGCGGGAGGCCCACGTGCCCCTCTCCCCAGAGTCTCCGGCATTCCCGGAAGGATGGGCCGGGGTTGGCGGCGGCCCAGCGGTGAATCCGGAGGCCGGGGACAACAGGGccggagaaggcagaggaggagacgggACGGAGGGCGGGGTGGGCCTGGAGGGGCgcggagagagcgagagaggggcCGGAGGGATGGAAATGGAGCAAGGGCCGAAGAGCTCGGAGGGGTCATGGGCCGGAACGGAAGAAGCGGGAGAGGGAGACGGGAGTGGAGAAGCCTGCAGCGGCCCGGTCCCGGGTGGTCCGTGGAGGCCGGGGGTGGGCGGAGGCTGGACCCCCGAGGGAGCCGGACGTTTCCCCCCTTCCAGGGGGCAGATATGCTTGTGCTCGTCAAGgaaccagagccaggatttcacCTCCACCTGCAGGGCCTCGATCTCCCTCCGAAGAGCCTTGTTGTCCTTCTCCAGACGCTCATGCTgctggtgggggggaagaaggggaaggggaggaggcataAACAAACAGAAATGGGGAGCGGGGGGGCTGGGAAGCAAAGTTGGGGGCGACAGCTATTGTAGGCCAATGGCCGAGACTCAAGCCAGTCAGGGAGGCTAGAGTGGCGGCTAAGACAGCtagaagcgctcagtccagcgctctacacacagtaagcactcagtaaaaaccaccgatcgagtgactgattgactgatcgaaacCCTACCCCTTCAAACCACAGGTCTGACTTTGTATTTTCCCGATCCCGAACCAAACCGTGGtatttgatgagaagcagtgtggctcagtgggaagagcgcgggctttggagtcagaggtcatggg
This genomic stretch from Tachyglossus aculeatus isolate mTacAcu1 chromosome 22, mTacAcu1.pri, whole genome shotgun sequence harbors:
- the BATF2 gene encoding basic leucine zipper transcriptional factor ATF-like 2 isoform X1, producing MHLLGAHSPRSSPSHAEKLQQDGQLLLPMDPGRMERQLKRRQKNCEAAQRSRQKYTEKADELHQQHERLEKDNKALRREIEALQVEVKSWLWFLDEHKHICPLEGGKRPAPSGVQPPPTPGLHGPPGTGPLQASPLPSPSPASSVPAHDPSELFGPCSISIPPAPLSLSPRPSRPTPPSVPSPPLPSPALLSPASGFTAGPPPTPAHPSGNAGDSGERGTWASRLSHPPTLGLADPRVTELGGSPASPQTEWRGLGLGFGPHPGPPCPLLSFPDV
- the BATF2 gene encoding basic leucine zipper transcriptional factor ATF-like 2 isoform X2 — translated: MDPGRMERQLKRRQKNCEAAQRSRQKYTEKADELHQHERLEKDNKALRREIEALQVEVKSWLWFLDEHKHICPLEGGKRPAPSGVQPPPTPGLHGPPGTGPLQASPLPSPSPASSVPAHDPSELFGPCSISIPPAPLSLSPRPSRPTPPSVPSPPLPSPALLSPASGFTAGPPPTPAHPSGNAGDSGERGTWASRLSHPPTLGLADPRVTELGGSPASPQTEWRGLGLGFGPHPGPPCPLLSFPDV